One segment of Hippopotamus amphibius kiboko isolate mHipAmp2 chromosome 4, mHipAmp2.hap2, whole genome shotgun sequence DNA contains the following:
- the LOC130852223 gene encoding GDP-D-glucose phosphorylase 1-like, whose protein sequence is MNEPTRLRKVSTMALPRDSDETSYLLPPNSEDWEGHSIPDFVYGQKELVPEGIRWPSRAPSLLDTLPLSRFDSALCAAWRQRMELGLFRYRLGELQTKTLPGAVGFVAQLNVERGVQRRRPQSIRSVRQAFDPAQFNFNQIRPGEVLFRLHRQPDLPGALQQEDILVVINVSPLEWGHVLLVPEPSQRLPQRLLPGALRAGVEAVLLSSHPGFRVGFNSLGGLASVNHLHLHGYYLAHRLPVEGAPSEPLDPGGRLHLLQALPAPGFLFYTSGPGPDLEALISRVCRATDYLTDHEIAHNLFVTRGGPPGKTSSSSALTGVRVILWPRKSRFGIKEGEAFNVALCELAGHLPVKTSQDFSSLTEVAALAIIRDCLLPPAQAGEVQAALVALIAQEEQ, encoded by the coding sequence ATGAATGAGCCTACACGGCTCCGAAAGGTCAGCACCATGGCTCTTCCACGTGATTCAGATGAAACTTCCTATTTACTGCCTCCCAACAGTGAGGACTGGGAAGGGCACAGCATTCCTGACTTCGTCTACGGGCAGAAGGAACTCGTGCCGGAAGGAATTCGGTGGCCGAGCCGTGCACCCAGCCTCCTGGACACACTGCCACTGTCTCGCTTTGACTCTGCCCTCTGCGCGGCCTGGAGGCAGCGGATGGAGCTGGGGCTGTTCCGCTACCGCCTGGGGGAGCTGCAGACCAAAACGCTCCCTGGTGCCGTGGGGTTTGTGGCACAGCTGAACGTGGAGCGAGGTGTGCAGAGAAGGCGCCCGCAGAGCATCCGGAGTGTGAGGCAGGCGTTTGACCCAGCACAGTTTAACTTTAACCAGATCCGCCCAGGAGAAGTCCTCTTCCGCTTGCACCGGCAGCCCGATCTCCCTGGTGCTCTCCAGCAAGAGGACATCCTCGTGGTGATCAATGTCAGCCCCTTGGAGTGGGGTCATGTGCTGCTGGTGCCTGAGCCCTCCCAAAGGCTCCCCCAGCGCCTGCTGCCAGGGGCACTGCGGGCCGGGGTCGAGGCTGTGCTGCTGAGCTCACATCCAGGCTTCCGCGTCGGCTTCAACAGCCTGGGCGGCCTGGCCTCGGTGAACCACCTCCACCTGCATGGCTATTACCTGGCCCACAGACTGCCCGTGGAGGGGGCCCCAAGCGAACCCCTGGATCCTGGGGGCCGTCTGCATCTGCTCCAGGCCCTCCCAGCTCCCGGCTTCCTATTTTACACCAGTGGGCCAGGGCCCGACTTGGAAGCCTTGATAAGCAGGGTATGTCGGGCCACTGACTATCTGACTGATCACGAGATTGCACATAACTTGTTTGTGACCCGGGGGGGCCCACCTGGAAAGACATCATCTTCCTCCGCCCTCACAGGGGTCCGAGTAATTCTGTGGCCCCGGAAGTCCCGCTTTGGGATAAAGGAAGGCGAGGCATTCAATGTTGCCCTCTGTGAGCTGGCTGGGCATCTCCCTGTCAAAACATCCCAGGACTTCAGCAGCCTGACAGAGGTGGCGGCTCTGGCCATCATCCGAGACTGTctgctgcccccagcccaggcaggagagGTGCAGGCAGCACTGGTGGCCTTGATAGCCCAGGAGGAGCAGTAA